The segment GCAAACTGTAGACGCCTTGATGAAACTGGATTTGCCTGCTGGTGTTGATGTGGAAATAAAACTTAATGCATAAGAGGTCTTGATAACAATGTTAAATGGAATGTTAGGGAAAAAAATTGGGATGACGCAGATATTTACCAAGGATGGAGAGGTAATTTCTGTCACAGTGATAAAGACCGGGCCATGTTTTGTGGTTCAGAAGAAGAATAAGACTAAAGACGGCTATAATTCCATTCAGATTGGCTTTCTTGAAAAAAAGAAAGAACGGGTAAATAAGCCGCTTATCGGCCACTTTGCCAAAGCAAAGACTCCATGTTTTTATCATCTGAAAGAATTTAAAGGCGAGACACCAGACAGCTATCAAGCAGGTCAAAAGATAACATGCGAAACAATATTCAAGGCAGGCGAGTTTGTGGATGTATCGGGTGTAACAAAGGGAAGGGGTTTTACGGGTGTTATGAAGCGGTGGAATTTTGCCGGAGGCCCTGGCAGCCATGGTTCAATGTTTAACAGGGCACCTGGTTCAATAGGTTCAAGTTCCGACCCGTCTAGGGTTTATAAAGGCATGAGAATGGCCGGGCATTATGGAAATGAAAGGGTAACTACCCAGAATCTTAAAATTATAGCAGTTAGACCGGAGGATGATATAGTTTTGGTTAAAGGCGGGGTGCCGGGACATGTGAATAGTATTCTTGAGATAAGAAAGGCAAAGAAGAAGGCAACAATTGCAAATGGGAAATTGTAAAATACAAATTTAGGAAAATATTTACAATTTGCAATTTTCAATTTCCAATGGAGCGTTAAAATGCCAACAGTAGATATATTAAATATAGAGAATAAAAAAGTTGGAACCGCTGACTTAAGCGATAGTATTTTTGCCAGCCGTATAAAAGAAGACCTGTTTTATGAAACCGTGAAGATGCAGATGGCAAACAGAAGGTCAGGAACCGCCTCTACCAAGACAAGGGCCAATGTTTCAGGCGGCGGAGCAAAGCCATGGAAGCAGAAGGGGACAGGCAGGGCAAGGGCCGGCTCAAACCGTTCGCCTTTGTGGAGGCACGGAGGGATAGTCTTTGGTCCACATCCAAGAGACTACTCATATAAGGTGCCAAAGAAAGTGAGCAAGGCTGCGCTCATGTCGTGTTTGGCCTTAAAGGTAAAAGATGGAAAGTTGAAGGTTTTGGATAATATCCCGCTCAACGAACCAAAGACAAAAAATATTCTGGAAATTCTGAAAAAGATCCATTCAACCGGAGGGTTGATCGTCATAGATGGGTCTAATCAAAATCTGGAATTGTCTGTCAGAAATTTAAAGGACTTTAAATTATTGAAAGTCAATGGGCTGAATGTATTTGACCTTTTACACTATGATGATTTGATAATCACAAAAACAGCCGTAGAACAACTTGAAAAACAGTTAATGAGTTAGAGAGTTAAGGGGATCAGGAATGAAAAATATATATCAAACATTAAAGACGCCTGTTATTACTGAAAAAAGCACGGTGCAGAGGGCAGAGTCAAACAAGGTGACTTTTTGGGTAGATCTGCAGGCTAACAAAAGCGATGTAAAAGAGGCGATTGAAAAGGTTTTCAATGTGAAGGTGCTTGATGTAAATACTATGAAGGTCCCGGGGAAGGTTAAGAGGACAGGTAAAAATATAAGCAAAAAATCAACCAGAAAAAAGGCGTATATTACATTGAAACAAGGCGACAAGATACCTTTATTTGAGGGAACATGAGCCTTACGGCAATTGCAAAATGAAAAATGCAAATTGCAAAATGCAAAATTAAGGATGTTTTAAGTTTACAATTTAAAATTTACAATCTTCAATCTTCAATTTGCAATGGAGCGGAGCGACAAGATGCCAATTAAAACATATAATCCAACATCACCGGGAATAAGAAAGTTAACTACTTTAACCTTTGAAGAAATTACAAAGGTGAAGCCCGAGAAATCCCTTACTGTGCCTTTAAAAAGAACAGGCGGAAGGAATATGTATGGTAGGGTCACATCCAGGTGGATGGGCGGTGGCCACAAAAAGGCATACAGGATTATAGATTTTAAGAGGGACAAGAGGGGTGTGCCTGCAAGTGTTGCGGCTATAGAATATGATCCCAATCGTTCTAGCAGAATTGCCTTGCTTAATTATGCTGATGGAGAGAAGAGATATATATTGTCCCCGCTTGATTTAAAGGTTGGCAATAGTGTAGTTGCAGGAGAGGGCATTGATATAAAGCCAGGAAATGCTATGCCCATAAAATCAATACCGCTTGGCACATTTATTCATAATATTGAACTCAAGATAGGTGGTGGCGGGCAGATGGCGAGAAGCGCCGGTAGTTTTGCACAACTCATGGCTAAAGAAGGGAATATGGCCCAGATAAAACTTCCTTCCGGCGAGGTCAGATATGTTCTACAGAATTGTTATGCAAGCATAGGACAGCTTGGCAATATAGACCATGAGAATGTGACCATAGGCAAGGCAGGCAGATCAAGATGGCTTGGGATAAATCCTAGGGTGAGAGGCGTTGCTATGAATCCGGTAGACCATCCGCACGGCGGTGGAGAAGGCAAGAGCAAGGGAGGCAATCATCCTCAAAGTCCATGGGGTACCCCGACAAAAGGATTTAAGACAAGAAGACGCAAATATACAGATAAGTATATTGTATCTAGGAGGAAGTAGTGGCCCGTTCTGTTAAAAAAGGCCCATTTGTAGATGGACACCTGCTTAAAAAGATAGCGCAGGCAAATGAGGCAAAGGCAAAAAAGGTTATAAAAACATGGTCAAGACGCTCTACCATTACCCCTGATATGATTGGTCATACCATAGCGGTGCATAATGGTAAAAAATTTATCCCTGTGTTCGTAACCGAAAATATGGTGGGGCATAAGCTTGGCGAATTCGCGCCCACCAGAACATTCAAAGGTCATTCCGGAGATAGAAAGACAAAGGTTACCGGCGCAGAACCAAAGGCATCCGCCTAAGGCGGATAGATATAGTTAAATAGCGGTTAAAGAACTATTTGGTAATAATATAGGAGTATGGAAATGGAAGCTAAGGCAGTTGCAAGATACGTAAGGGTTAGTCCGCAGAAGGCGAGGCTTGTAGTAGACCTTATAAGAGGGAAAAAGGTTAACAATGCTATTGCCACATTAGCCTTTACCAGAAAGGCTGTTTCAAAGATTATTGATAAGGTTTTAAAAAGCGCTGTAGCAAATGCAGAGAACGCAAAAAAGATAGATGTAGATACGCTTTTTGTAAAGAAGGCTTATGTTGACCAGGCTCCTACCATGAAACGGACACATGCCAAGGCCATGGGCA is part of the Deltaproteobacteria bacterium genome and harbors:
- the rplC gene encoding 50S ribosomal protein L3, yielding MLNGMLGKKIGMTQIFTKDGEVISVTVIKTGPCFVVQKKNKTKDGYNSIQIGFLEKKKERVNKPLIGHFAKAKTPCFYHLKEFKGETPDSYQAGQKITCETIFKAGEFVDVSGVTKGRGFTGVMKRWNFAGGPGSHGSMFNRAPGSIGSSSDPSRVYKGMRMAGHYGNERVTTQNLKIIAVRPEDDIVLVKGGVPGHVNSILEIRKAKKKATIANGKL
- the rplV gene encoding 50S ribosomal protein L22 — translated: MEAKAVARYVRVSPQKARLVVDLIRGKKVNNAIATLAFTRKAVSKIIDKVLKSAVANAENAKKIDVDTLFVKKAYVDQAPTMKRTHAKAMGRANIIRKRSSHITIVLDEM
- the rplB gene encoding 50S ribosomal protein L2, which encodes MPIKTYNPTSPGIRKLTTLTFEEITKVKPEKSLTVPLKRTGGRNMYGRVTSRWMGGGHKKAYRIIDFKRDKRGVPASVAAIEYDPNRSSRIALLNYADGEKRYILSPLDLKVGNSVVAGEGIDIKPGNAMPIKSIPLGTFIHNIELKIGGGGQMARSAGSFAQLMAKEGNMAQIKLPSGEVRYVLQNCYASIGQLGNIDHENVTIGKAGRSRWLGINPRVRGVAMNPVDHPHGGGEGKSKGGNHPQSPWGTPTKGFKTRRRKYTDKYIVSRRK
- the rplW gene encoding 50S ribosomal protein L23, whose amino-acid sequence is MKNIYQTLKTPVITEKSTVQRAESNKVTFWVDLQANKSDVKEAIEKVFNVKVLDVNTMKVPGKVKRTGKNISKKSTRKKAYITLKQGDKIPLFEGT
- the rplD gene encoding 50S ribosomal protein L4, which encodes MPTVDILNIENKKVGTADLSDSIFASRIKEDLFYETVKMQMANRRSGTASTKTRANVSGGGAKPWKQKGTGRARAGSNRSPLWRHGGIVFGPHPRDYSYKVPKKVSKAALMSCLALKVKDGKLKVLDNIPLNEPKTKNILEILKKIHSTGGLIVIDGSNQNLELSVRNLKDFKLLKVNGLNVFDLLHYDDLIITKTAVEQLEKQLMS
- the rpsS gene encoding 30S ribosomal protein S19, with the protein product MARSVKKGPFVDGHLLKKIAQANEAKAKKVIKTWSRRSTITPDMIGHTIAVHNGKKFIPVFVTENMVGHKLGEFAPTRTFKGHSGDRKTKVTGAEPKASA